The Lucilia cuprina isolate Lc7/37 chromosome 5, ASM2204524v1, whole genome shotgun sequence genome includes a window with the following:
- the LOC111684867 gene encoding nuclear valosin-containing protein-like isoform X5: MKKNKPVLYDPLIINRVKQYLEENIDKTYLDVGVMTKHLQDRYPEYTRRKVAPFRALVEQAYHVVSQSYGLNDPTPSGDDSDASDLEVMDDSSSNNIMSNMMNSLYNGPKAKSNAANSSNPSKQQSGEAIDISSDESGDEAANLPLVKNSAITVTKIPPNPERTSNKGSSSTTSTTTDSNSLPPLQPHQQQTGQKRHDNISISAASGGGQPTKKHKQDNGNSSYILQQMQRHNQQQRHQQLDNHRESSNDPDRPFHGSGQRSRKYKKEVQLRKSRESFQDIGGMEKTLKELCELLMHIKSPDIYFVLGLMPPRGILLHGPPGCGKTLLAHAIAGQLNLPLIEIPATELIAGVSGESEERIRDVFDQAATSAPCVLFIDEIDAISSNRSMAQRDMERRIVSQLISSLDNLKLSEGGQSVLVIGATTRPDVLDPALRRVGRFDHEIAISIPTRKDRKDILTIICEGLSVEPKCDFDKIAELTPGYVGADLLALVSRAATIAVKRKCSEQMRAFQLKTQRNITIVDLDDDNEETDDKTGKEKEAEKDNTKEDEGAEAVSKADETTKVTKITEEAEPMAVDTTTTDEAAKSEADKTEATSSKDKSDDIEMNDSTKSPDSVVVTTDKSKDENVTNKKEVTENLKLQDPTLFELLNWLDNPPEDITFVSEFCITLDDFCEAVKVVQPSAKREGFITVPDVTWDDVGSLQDIREELKLAVLAPVKFPEKLARLGLSAPSGVLLCGPPGCGKTLLAKAIANEAGINFISVKGPELMNMYVGESERAVRACFQRARNSSPCVIFFDEFDSLCPKRSDGNEGGSGTRVVNQLLTEMDGVEDRQGVYILAATNRPDIIDPAILRPGRLDTILYVGLPELQDRIEILKANTKSGTKPVLAADVSFEVLASLTDGYTGADLAGLVRQASMLALKESLNNTDLKLDDLCVNQGHFTKAIQMLRPSVSAQDRKVYDKLRLKYAAPRVPIADESVV; this comes from the exons atgaagaaaaacaaacCAGTACTATATGATCCACTAATTATAAATCGTGTTAAACAG TATTTGGAAGAAAATATTGATAAGACTTATTTGGATGTGGGTGTTATGACCAAACATTTACAAGATCGTTATCCAGAATATACAAGACGTAAAGTAGCACCATTCCGGGCATTAGTTGAACAAG cTTATCACGTGGTTTCTCAAAGTTATGGCCTAAATGATCCAACACCCAGTGGAGATGATTCTGATGCATCGGATTTAGAAGTTATGGAT gaTTCATCATCGAACAACATAATGAGCAATATGATGAACAGTTTATATAATGGCCCAAAGGCCAAATCTAATGCTGCAAATTCATCTAATCCTTCTAAACAACAATCTGGCGAGGCTATTGATATAAGCAGCGATGAGAGTGGGGACGAAG CAGCTAACTTACCACTGGTTAAGAATTCGGCTATAACTGTTACAAAGATACCACCAAATCCTGAACGGACTTCAAACAAGGGTTCTTCATCAACAACTTCAACAACAACAGATTCTAATTCATTACCGCCTTTGCAACCGCATCAGCAGCAGACGGGTCAAAAGCGTCATGATAATATATCGATATCGGCAGCGAGTGGTGGAGGACAGCCGACGAAAAAAC ACAAACAAGACAATGGCAATTCCTCCTATATACTGCAACAGATGCAACGCCACAATCAGCAGCAACGTCATCAGCAATTAGACAATCACCGGGAGAGTAGTAACGATCCAGATCGTCCCTTTCACGGCAGTGGTCAACGTTCCCGCAAATATAAGAAAGAGGTACAATTGCGTAAATCACGTGAATCTTTTCAGGATATTGGGGGCATGGAGAAAACTCTCAAGGAGTTGTGTGAGCTTTTAATGCATATTAAATCGCCAGATATATACTTTGTTTTGGGTTTAATGCCGCCGAGGGGTATTTTGTTGCATGGTCCACCAGGATGTGGTAAAACCTTATTAGCTCATGCCATAGCAGGG CAATTAAATCTACCGCTTATTGAGATACCAGCTACTGAATTAATTGCTGGAGTTTCTGGTGAATCCGAGGAACGTATACGCGACGTTTTTGATCAAGCTGCCACCAGTGCACCCTGTGTTTTGTTTATTGATGAAATTGATGCAATATCTTCAAACCGCTCAATGGCACAAAGAGATATGGAACGTCGTATTGTTTCTCAGTTGATTAGCAGTTTGGACAATTTAAAACTTAGTGAAGGAGGTCAGTCTGTGTTGGTAATTGGAGCCACCACACGACCGGATGTTCTAGATCCTGCTCTAAGACGTGTGGGTCGTTTTGATCATGAAATTGCAATTAGTATACCAACGCGTAAAGATCGCAAAGATATTTTGACAATAATATGCGAGGGCCTATCGGTTGAACCAAAATGTGACTTTGATAAGATTGCCGAATTGACACCAGGTTATGTGGGGGCTGATCTATTGGCTTTAGTATCACGTGCAGCCACTATAGCTGTGAAGAGGAA atgCTCTGAACAAATGCGCGCTTTTCAGCTTAAGACTCAGCGTAATATAACTATAGTTGATTTGGATGATGACAATGAAGAAACCGATGATAAAACTGGAAAAGAAAAGGAAGCAGAAAAGGATAATACCAAAGAGGATGAAGGAGCTGAAGCTGTCTCTAAGGCGGACGAAACAACAAAAGTAACTAAAATAACTGAAGAAGCCGAACCTATGGCTGTCGATACCACCACCACGGATGAGGCAGCAAAATCCGAGGCAGATAAAACTGAGGCCACTAGCAGCAAAGATAAATCAGATGATATTGAAATGAATGATTCTACAAAGTCACCAGATTCTGTAGTTGTTACAACTGACAAATCAAAAGAtgaaaatgttacaaataagAAGGAAGTAACCGAGAATCTTAAACTGCAGGATCCCACATTGTTTGAACTACTTAACTGGTTGGATAATCCACCAGAAGATATCACTTTTGTATCAGAATTTTGCATAACTTTGGATGATTTCTGCGAAGCAGTTAAAGTTGTTCAACCTTCAGCGAAACGTGAAGGTTTTATTACTGTACCAGATGTTACCTGGGATGATGTGGGTTCTTTACAAGATATAAGAGAAGAATTGAAATTAGCAGTTTTGGCTCCTGTAAAATTTCCAGAGAAATTGGCTCGCTTGGGACTTTCGGCACCTTCGGGTGTTTTACTGTGCGGTCCGCCTGGTTGTGGTAAAACTCTTTTAGCCAAGGCCATAGCTAATGAAGCGGGTATCAACTTTATATCAGTTAAAGGACCTGAATTAATGAATATG taTGTTGGTGAGAGTGAACGTGCCGTCAGAGCATGCTTTCAGCGAGCACGTAATTCTTCACCTTGTGTTATATTCTTTGATGAATTCGATTCTCTTTGTCCCAAACGTTCCGATGGCAATGAAGGTGGTTCCGGTACTCGTGTCGTCAATCAACTTTTAACTGAAATGGACGGTGTTGAAGATCGTCAAGGTGTTTACATATTAGCCGCTACTAATCGTCCTGACATTATTGATCCCGCCATTTTACGTCCCGGACGTTTAGATACTATTTTGTATGTTGGTTTACCGGAACTACAGGATCGTATTGAAATCTTAAAAGCTAATACCAAA agTGGTACCAAACCAGTTTTAGCTGCTGATGTTAGTTTCGAAGTTTTAGCTTCTTTAACGGATGGCTATACTGGTGCCGATCTGGCTGGTCTTGTACGTCAAGCTTCTATGTTGGCTCTTAAAGAGTCTCTCAATAATACCGACCTAAAGTTGGACGATTTATGCGTGAATCAGGGTCACTTTACAAAAGCTATACAAATGTTAAGACCCTCAGTTAGTGCGCAG GATCGCAAAGTTTATGATAAACTACGTTTAAAATATGCTGCACCCCGCGTACCGATAGCCGATGAAAgtgttgtttaa
- the LOC111684867 gene encoding nuclear valosin-containing protein-like isoform X4 produces the protein MKKNKPVLYDPLIINRVKQYLEENIDKTYLDVGVMTKHLQDRYPEYTRRKVAPFRALVEQAYHVVSQSYGLNDPTPSGDDSDASDLEVMDDSSSNNIMSNMMNSLYNGPKAKSNAANSSNPSKQQSGEAIDISSDESGDEAAANLPLVKNSAITVTKIPPNPERTSNKGSSSTTSTTTDSNSLPPLQPHQQQTGQKRHDNISISAASGGGQPTKKHKQDNGNSSYILQQMQRHNQQQRHQQLDNHRESSNDPDRPFHGSGQRSRKYKKEVQLRKSRESFQDIGGMEKTLKELCELLMHIKSPDIYFVLGLMPPRGILLHGPPGCGKTLLAHAIAGQLNLPLIEIPATELIAGVSGESEERIRDVFDQAATSAPCVLFIDEIDAISSNRSMAQRDMERRIVSQLISSLDNLKLSEGGQSVLVIGATTRPDVLDPALRRVGRFDHEIAISIPTRKDRKDILTIICEGLSVEPKCDFDKIAELTPGYVGADLLALVSRAATIAVKRKCSEQMRAFQLKTQRNITIVDLDDDNEETDDKTGKEKEAEKDNTKEDEGAEAVSKADETTKVTKITEEAEPMAVDTTTTDEAAKSEADKTEATSSKDKSDDIEMNDSTKSPDSVVVTTDKSKDENVTNKKEVTENLKLQDPTLFELLNWLDNPPEDITFVSEFCITLDDFCEAVKVVQPSAKREGFITVPDVTWDDVGSLQDIREELKLAVLAPVKFPEKLARLGLSAPSGVLLCGPPGCGKTLLAKAIANEAGINFISVKGPELMNMYVGESERAVRACFQRARNSSPCVIFFDEFDSLCPKRSDGNEGGSGTRVVNQLLTEMDGVEDRQGVYILAATNRPDIIDPAILRPGRLDTILYVGLPELQDRIEILKANTKSGTKPVLAADVSFEVLASLTDGYTGADLAGLVRQASMLALKESLNNTDLKLDDLCVNQGHFTKAIQMLRPSVSAQDRKVYDKLRLKYAAPRVPIADESVV, from the exons atgaagaaaaacaaacCAGTACTATATGATCCACTAATTATAAATCGTGTTAAACAG TATTTGGAAGAAAATATTGATAAGACTTATTTGGATGTGGGTGTTATGACCAAACATTTACAAGATCGTTATCCAGAATATACAAGACGTAAAGTAGCACCATTCCGGGCATTAGTTGAACAAG cTTATCACGTGGTTTCTCAAAGTTATGGCCTAAATGATCCAACACCCAGTGGAGATGATTCTGATGCATCGGATTTAGAAGTTATGGAT gaTTCATCATCGAACAACATAATGAGCAATATGATGAACAGTTTATATAATGGCCCAAAGGCCAAATCTAATGCTGCAAATTCATCTAATCCTTCTAAACAACAATCTGGCGAGGCTATTGATATAAGCAGCGATGAGAGTGGGGACGAAG caGCAGCTAACTTACCACTGGTTAAGAATTCGGCTATAACTGTTACAAAGATACCACCAAATCCTGAACGGACTTCAAACAAGGGTTCTTCATCAACAACTTCAACAACAACAGATTCTAATTCATTACCGCCTTTGCAACCGCATCAGCAGCAGACGGGTCAAAAGCGTCATGATAATATATCGATATCGGCAGCGAGTGGTGGAGGACAGCCGACGAAAAAAC ACAAACAAGACAATGGCAATTCCTCCTATATACTGCAACAGATGCAACGCCACAATCAGCAGCAACGTCATCAGCAATTAGACAATCACCGGGAGAGTAGTAACGATCCAGATCGTCCCTTTCACGGCAGTGGTCAACGTTCCCGCAAATATAAGAAAGAGGTACAATTGCGTAAATCACGTGAATCTTTTCAGGATATTGGGGGCATGGAGAAAACTCTCAAGGAGTTGTGTGAGCTTTTAATGCATATTAAATCGCCAGATATATACTTTGTTTTGGGTTTAATGCCGCCGAGGGGTATTTTGTTGCATGGTCCACCAGGATGTGGTAAAACCTTATTAGCTCATGCCATAGCAGGG CAATTAAATCTACCGCTTATTGAGATACCAGCTACTGAATTAATTGCTGGAGTTTCTGGTGAATCCGAGGAACGTATACGCGACGTTTTTGATCAAGCTGCCACCAGTGCACCCTGTGTTTTGTTTATTGATGAAATTGATGCAATATCTTCAAACCGCTCAATGGCACAAAGAGATATGGAACGTCGTATTGTTTCTCAGTTGATTAGCAGTTTGGACAATTTAAAACTTAGTGAAGGAGGTCAGTCTGTGTTGGTAATTGGAGCCACCACACGACCGGATGTTCTAGATCCTGCTCTAAGACGTGTGGGTCGTTTTGATCATGAAATTGCAATTAGTATACCAACGCGTAAAGATCGCAAAGATATTTTGACAATAATATGCGAGGGCCTATCGGTTGAACCAAAATGTGACTTTGATAAGATTGCCGAATTGACACCAGGTTATGTGGGGGCTGATCTATTGGCTTTAGTATCACGTGCAGCCACTATAGCTGTGAAGAGGAA atgCTCTGAACAAATGCGCGCTTTTCAGCTTAAGACTCAGCGTAATATAACTATAGTTGATTTGGATGATGACAATGAAGAAACCGATGATAAAACTGGAAAAGAAAAGGAAGCAGAAAAGGATAATACCAAAGAGGATGAAGGAGCTGAAGCTGTCTCTAAGGCGGACGAAACAACAAAAGTAACTAAAATAACTGAAGAAGCCGAACCTATGGCTGTCGATACCACCACCACGGATGAGGCAGCAAAATCCGAGGCAGATAAAACTGAGGCCACTAGCAGCAAAGATAAATCAGATGATATTGAAATGAATGATTCTACAAAGTCACCAGATTCTGTAGTTGTTACAACTGACAAATCAAAAGAtgaaaatgttacaaataagAAGGAAGTAACCGAGAATCTTAAACTGCAGGATCCCACATTGTTTGAACTACTTAACTGGTTGGATAATCCACCAGAAGATATCACTTTTGTATCAGAATTTTGCATAACTTTGGATGATTTCTGCGAAGCAGTTAAAGTTGTTCAACCTTCAGCGAAACGTGAAGGTTTTATTACTGTACCAGATGTTACCTGGGATGATGTGGGTTCTTTACAAGATATAAGAGAAGAATTGAAATTAGCAGTTTTGGCTCCTGTAAAATTTCCAGAGAAATTGGCTCGCTTGGGACTTTCGGCACCTTCGGGTGTTTTACTGTGCGGTCCGCCTGGTTGTGGTAAAACTCTTTTAGCCAAGGCCATAGCTAATGAAGCGGGTATCAACTTTATATCAGTTAAAGGACCTGAATTAATGAATATG taTGTTGGTGAGAGTGAACGTGCCGTCAGAGCATGCTTTCAGCGAGCACGTAATTCTTCACCTTGTGTTATATTCTTTGATGAATTCGATTCTCTTTGTCCCAAACGTTCCGATGGCAATGAAGGTGGTTCCGGTACTCGTGTCGTCAATCAACTTTTAACTGAAATGGACGGTGTTGAAGATCGTCAAGGTGTTTACATATTAGCCGCTACTAATCGTCCTGACATTATTGATCCCGCCATTTTACGTCCCGGACGTTTAGATACTATTTTGTATGTTGGTTTACCGGAACTACAGGATCGTATTGAAATCTTAAAAGCTAATACCAAA agTGGTACCAAACCAGTTTTAGCTGCTGATGTTAGTTTCGAAGTTTTAGCTTCTTTAACGGATGGCTATACTGGTGCCGATCTGGCTGGTCTTGTACGTCAAGCTTCTATGTTGGCTCTTAAAGAGTCTCTCAATAATACCGACCTAAAGTTGGACGATTTATGCGTGAATCAGGGTCACTTTACAAAAGCTATACAAATGTTAAGACCCTCAGTTAGTGCGCAG GATCGCAAAGTTTATGATAAACTACGTTTAAAATATGCTGCACCCCGCGTACCGATAGCCGATGAAAgtgttgtttaa
- the LOC111684867 gene encoding nuclear valosin-containing protein-like isoform X1: MKKNKPVLYDPLIINRVKQYLEENIDKTYLDVGVMTKHLQDRYPEYTRRKVAPFRALVEQAYHVVSQSYGLNDPTPSGDDSDASDLEVMDDSSSNNIMSNMMNSLYNGPKAKSNAANSSNPSKQQSGEAIDISSDESGDEGNPTKSNGKSVAKTAANLPLVKNSAITVTKIPPNPERTSNKGSSSTTSTTTDSNSLPPLQPHQQQTGQKRHDNISISAASGGGQPTKKRKLDETGKHTTIYTKNPMSNQFHKLDKQDNGNSSYILQQMQRHNQQQRHQQLDNHRESSNDPDRPFHGSGQRSRKYKKEVQLRKSRESFQDIGGMEKTLKELCELLMHIKSPDIYFVLGLMPPRGILLHGPPGCGKTLLAHAIAGQLNLPLIEIPATELIAGVSGESEERIRDVFDQAATSAPCVLFIDEIDAISSNRSMAQRDMERRIVSQLISSLDNLKLSEGGQSVLVIGATTRPDVLDPALRRVGRFDHEIAISIPTRKDRKDILTIICEGLSVEPKCDFDKIAELTPGYVGADLLALVSRAATIAVKRKCSEQMRAFQLKTQRNITIVDLDDDNEETDDKTGKEKEAEKDNTKEDEGAEAVSKADETTKVTKITEEAEPMAVDTTTTDEAAKSEADKTEATSSKDKSDDIEMNDSTKSPDSVVVTTDKSKDENVTNKKEVTENLKLQDPTLFELLNWLDNPPEDITFVSEFCITLDDFCEAVKVVQPSAKREGFITVPDVTWDDVGSLQDIREELKLAVLAPVKFPEKLARLGLSAPSGVLLCGPPGCGKTLLAKAIANEAGINFISVKGPELMNMYVGESERAVRACFQRARNSSPCVIFFDEFDSLCPKRSDGNEGGSGTRVVNQLLTEMDGVEDRQGVYILAATNRPDIIDPAILRPGRLDTILYVGLPELQDRIEILKANTKSGTKPVLAADVSFEVLASLTDGYTGADLAGLVRQASMLALKESLNNTDLKLDDLCVNQGHFTKAIQMLRPSVSAQDRKVYDKLRLKYAAPRVPIADESVV, translated from the exons atgaagaaaaacaaacCAGTACTATATGATCCACTAATTATAAATCGTGTTAAACAG TATTTGGAAGAAAATATTGATAAGACTTATTTGGATGTGGGTGTTATGACCAAACATTTACAAGATCGTTATCCAGAATATACAAGACGTAAAGTAGCACCATTCCGGGCATTAGTTGAACAAG cTTATCACGTGGTTTCTCAAAGTTATGGCCTAAATGATCCAACACCCAGTGGAGATGATTCTGATGCATCGGATTTAGAAGTTATGGAT gaTTCATCATCGAACAACATAATGAGCAATATGATGAACAGTTTATATAATGGCCCAAAGGCCAAATCTAATGCTGCAAATTCATCTAATCCTTCTAAACAACAATCTGGCGAGGCTATTGATATAAGCAGCGATGAGAGTGGGGACGAAGGTAATCCAACAAAATCAAATGGCAAATCTGTAGCAAAAA caGCAGCTAACTTACCACTGGTTAAGAATTCGGCTATAACTGTTACAAAGATACCACCAAATCCTGAACGGACTTCAAACAAGGGTTCTTCATCAACAACTTCAACAACAACAGATTCTAATTCATTACCGCCTTTGCAACCGCATCAGCAGCAGACGGGTCAAAAGCGTCATGATAATATATCGATATCGGCAGCGAGTGGTGGAGGACAGCCGACGAAAAAACGTAAGTTGGATGAAACTGGTAAACATACGACTATCTATACGAAAAATCCTATGTCAAATCAATTCCACAAATTAGACAAACAAGACAATGGCAATTCCTCCTATATACTGCAACAGATGCAACGCCACAATCAGCAGCAACGTCATCAGCAATTAGACAATCACCGGGAGAGTAGTAACGATCCAGATCGTCCCTTTCACGGCAGTGGTCAACGTTCCCGCAAATATAAGAAAGAGGTACAATTGCGTAAATCACGTGAATCTTTTCAGGATATTGGGGGCATGGAGAAAACTCTCAAGGAGTTGTGTGAGCTTTTAATGCATATTAAATCGCCAGATATATACTTTGTTTTGGGTTTAATGCCGCCGAGGGGTATTTTGTTGCATGGTCCACCAGGATGTGGTAAAACCTTATTAGCTCATGCCATAGCAGGG CAATTAAATCTACCGCTTATTGAGATACCAGCTACTGAATTAATTGCTGGAGTTTCTGGTGAATCCGAGGAACGTATACGCGACGTTTTTGATCAAGCTGCCACCAGTGCACCCTGTGTTTTGTTTATTGATGAAATTGATGCAATATCTTCAAACCGCTCAATGGCACAAAGAGATATGGAACGTCGTATTGTTTCTCAGTTGATTAGCAGTTTGGACAATTTAAAACTTAGTGAAGGAGGTCAGTCTGTGTTGGTAATTGGAGCCACCACACGACCGGATGTTCTAGATCCTGCTCTAAGACGTGTGGGTCGTTTTGATCATGAAATTGCAATTAGTATACCAACGCGTAAAGATCGCAAAGATATTTTGACAATAATATGCGAGGGCCTATCGGTTGAACCAAAATGTGACTTTGATAAGATTGCCGAATTGACACCAGGTTATGTGGGGGCTGATCTATTGGCTTTAGTATCACGTGCAGCCACTATAGCTGTGAAGAGGAA atgCTCTGAACAAATGCGCGCTTTTCAGCTTAAGACTCAGCGTAATATAACTATAGTTGATTTGGATGATGACAATGAAGAAACCGATGATAAAACTGGAAAAGAAAAGGAAGCAGAAAAGGATAATACCAAAGAGGATGAAGGAGCTGAAGCTGTCTCTAAGGCGGACGAAACAACAAAAGTAACTAAAATAACTGAAGAAGCCGAACCTATGGCTGTCGATACCACCACCACGGATGAGGCAGCAAAATCCGAGGCAGATAAAACTGAGGCCACTAGCAGCAAAGATAAATCAGATGATATTGAAATGAATGATTCTACAAAGTCACCAGATTCTGTAGTTGTTACAACTGACAAATCAAAAGAtgaaaatgttacaaataagAAGGAAGTAACCGAGAATCTTAAACTGCAGGATCCCACATTGTTTGAACTACTTAACTGGTTGGATAATCCACCAGAAGATATCACTTTTGTATCAGAATTTTGCATAACTTTGGATGATTTCTGCGAAGCAGTTAAAGTTGTTCAACCTTCAGCGAAACGTGAAGGTTTTATTACTGTACCAGATGTTACCTGGGATGATGTGGGTTCTTTACAAGATATAAGAGAAGAATTGAAATTAGCAGTTTTGGCTCCTGTAAAATTTCCAGAGAAATTGGCTCGCTTGGGACTTTCGGCACCTTCGGGTGTTTTACTGTGCGGTCCGCCTGGTTGTGGTAAAACTCTTTTAGCCAAGGCCATAGCTAATGAAGCGGGTATCAACTTTATATCAGTTAAAGGACCTGAATTAATGAATATG taTGTTGGTGAGAGTGAACGTGCCGTCAGAGCATGCTTTCAGCGAGCACGTAATTCTTCACCTTGTGTTATATTCTTTGATGAATTCGATTCTCTTTGTCCCAAACGTTCCGATGGCAATGAAGGTGGTTCCGGTACTCGTGTCGTCAATCAACTTTTAACTGAAATGGACGGTGTTGAAGATCGTCAAGGTGTTTACATATTAGCCGCTACTAATCGTCCTGACATTATTGATCCCGCCATTTTACGTCCCGGACGTTTAGATACTATTTTGTATGTTGGTTTACCGGAACTACAGGATCGTATTGAAATCTTAAAAGCTAATACCAAA agTGGTACCAAACCAGTTTTAGCTGCTGATGTTAGTTTCGAAGTTTTAGCTTCTTTAACGGATGGCTATACTGGTGCCGATCTGGCTGGTCTTGTACGTCAAGCTTCTATGTTGGCTCTTAAAGAGTCTCTCAATAATACCGACCTAAAGTTGGACGATTTATGCGTGAATCAGGGTCACTTTACAAAAGCTATACAAATGTTAAGACCCTCAGTTAGTGCGCAG GATCGCAAAGTTTATGATAAACTACGTTTAAAATATGCTGCACCCCGCGTACCGATAGCCGATGAAAgtgttgtttaa